The Punica granatum isolate Tunisia-2019 chromosome 4, ASM765513v2, whole genome shotgun sequence genome has a window encoding:
- the LOC116202416 gene encoding organ-specific protein S2-like — MTLLAFVAFISLFSIATTIGEAARKDPGEYWVSVMEEEPMPEVIKGLIGALDSRAEEDLPHDHSRMHRSHKMTKNCEIETSGDRKEKKPYAKDIEPRPNVSAYGDDKVKVAGHDEEEKKKFTDEFEPRPNVSAYGDDSTKAEEKEKKKFTDDFEPRPNVSAYGDDSTKVEEKEKKRFTDDFEPRPNVSAYGDDSAKAEEKKKKFTDDFEPRPNVSAYGDDSTKGEEKQKKKFTDDFEPRPNASAYGEDHVKLSKEAKKKLTDDFEPRPSITDHRGKEKEEKPFAGDFEPRPNVSVYQS, encoded by the exons ATGACTTTACTCGCATTTGTTGCTTTCATCAGTCTTTTCTCA ATAGCAACAACCATTGGAGAAGCTGCAAGGAAAGACCCGGGAGAGTACTGGGTGTCAGTAATGGAGGAGGAGCCGATGCCTGAAGTCATCAAAGGACTCATCGGTGCTCTTGACTCGCGAGCTGAAGAAGATCTTCCTCATGATCATTCCCGTATGCATCGTAGCCACAAGATGACCAAAAACTGTGAGATTGAGACCTCTGGTGATCGCAAGGAGAAGAAGCCCTATGCCAAGGACATCGAGCCCAGGCCCAACGTATCAGCTTATGGGGACGACAAAGTTAAAGTAGCTGGACACGATGAGGAGGAGAAAAAGAAGTTCACTGATGAGTTTGAGCCAAGGCCCAATGTATCAGCATATGGCGACGATAGCACCAAGGCCgaagagaaggagaagaagaagttcACCGATGACTTTGAGCCTAGGCCCAACGTATCAGCATACGGGGACGATAGCACCAAGGTtgaagagaaggagaagaagaggttCACAGATGACTTTGAGCCTAGGCCCAACGTATCAGCATACGGGGATGATAGCGCCAAGGccgaagagaagaagaagaagttcaCAGATGACTTTGAGCCTAGGCCTAATGTATCAGCATATGGTGACGATAGCACCAAGGGTGAAGAGAAGCAAAAGAAGAAGTTCACAGATGACTTTGAGCCCAGGCCAAATGCATCGGCTTATGGTGAGGACCACGTCAAGCTGAGCAAAGAGGCAAAGAAGAAGCTAACTGATGACTTCGAGCCGAGGCCCAGCATCACTGATCATAGAggcaaagaaaaagaggagaaaCCATTCGCAGGAGATTTCGAGCCGAGGCCTAATGTGTCGGTCTACCAAAGCTAA